One Aggregicoccus sp. 17bor-14 genomic region harbors:
- a CDS encoding YciI family protein → MRVMVLIKATKNSEAGVLPEEKLLAAMGKFNEELVKAGVMLAGEGLHPSSKGVRVRLSGGQKKVIDGPFSETKELIAGFWLWQVKSMDEAIEWVKRCPDPMPGEDAEIEIRRVFDAEDFAPSDPTGEHRAKEAELRALSEKRR, encoded by the coding sequence ATGCGAGTCATGGTGCTGATCAAGGCGACGAAGAACTCCGAGGCGGGCGTGCTCCCGGAAGAGAAGCTGCTGGCCGCGATGGGCAAGTTCAACGAGGAGCTGGTGAAGGCCGGCGTCATGCTCGCGGGCGAGGGGCTGCACCCGAGCTCCAAGGGCGTGCGCGTGCGCCTCTCCGGCGGCCAGAAGAAGGTCATCGACGGCCCCTTCTCGGAGACGAAGGAGCTCATCGCCGGCTTCTGGCTGTGGCAGGTGAAGTCGATGGACGAGGCGATCGAGTGGGTGAAGCGCTGCCCGGACCCGATGCCCGGCGAGGACGCGGAGATCGAGATCCGCCGCGTGTTCGACGCCGAGGACTTCGCCCCGTCCGACCCCACGGGCGAGCACCGCGCGAAGGAGGCCGAGCTGCGCGCCCTCAGCGAGAAGCGCCGCTAG
- a CDS encoding penicillin-binding protein activator yields MEAHVDPTAPLRRTLRTTLSASLVAALALLLPACPRPASNTASKPGASAPGSEDQTRPPASPFPDRPSVQARKDPAADAALQQAVASAETAPPKQAAQLFLSVRKAYPATTAGQEALYRAGVLFYDSQDYVNARKSFNELLFENPLFPQAQDAKRRLGQAALESGAYRDAYQTLASLAERAEGPEKKQLTEQAMRAAEGAGLYTAALTLAVQQAGEAKDGPERDAAVARVEQLVEGRADFLDIAKVADGLSPKNPAWPVLTFKLARIYNHLRDWNNLESTLNRFLQEAPQSPYAPQARELLARATRRVEVRPNTVGVLLPMTGRYKPFGEAVLKGMQLALQGSNVELVVKDTQGEANLAGQAVEQLAFDEGAIAAVGPLLSDDAKRAAIVAEELQLPILTLTRQEGITDIGPHVFRNMLTNTAQARAIADYAMGQKGMKSFAVLYPNIPYGVELANDFWDEVVQRGGQIRGAESYGFDQTTFTTEAKKLVGRYYLEDRTDYVEGVRDAVEGAQDAFRRRKAIEKLKGNLPPVIDFEGILIPDDWRRVSLVAPALAVEDIVTNACDPRELERIRKTTGREDLKTVTLFGTNQWSSPKGRSGLPELLERGGKFVTCSVFVDGFFVDSARPATQRFVAAFRKANDGRDPGLLEAVGYDAGRMLRQVIEKQHPATREALRDDLAALKDFDGATGKTTFDAKREAQKPLFLIGIDSKGVTELESPAPHASASGS; encoded by the coding sequence ATGGAAGCCCACGTGGACCCCACCGCCCCGCTGCGCCGCACCCTCCGCACCACGCTCAGCGCCAGCCTTGTCGCTGCCCTCGCGCTGCTCCTGCCCGCCTGTCCGCGGCCGGCGAGCAACACCGCGTCGAAGCCAGGCGCGAGCGCGCCCGGGTCGGAGGACCAGACGCGCCCACCCGCGAGCCCCTTCCCGGACCGCCCCAGCGTGCAGGCGCGCAAGGACCCCGCCGCGGACGCCGCGCTGCAGCAGGCGGTGGCGAGCGCGGAGACGGCGCCGCCGAAGCAGGCCGCGCAGCTCTTCCTCTCGGTGCGCAAGGCCTACCCGGCCACCACCGCGGGCCAGGAGGCGCTCTACCGCGCCGGCGTGCTGTTCTACGACTCGCAGGACTACGTCAACGCGCGCAAGAGCTTCAACGAGCTGCTCTTCGAGAACCCGCTCTTCCCGCAGGCGCAGGACGCGAAGCGCCGGCTCGGCCAGGCGGCGCTGGAGAGCGGCGCCTACCGGGATGCGTACCAGACGCTCGCGAGCCTCGCCGAGCGCGCGGAAGGCCCGGAGAAGAAGCAGCTCACCGAGCAGGCCATGCGCGCCGCCGAGGGCGCGGGCCTCTACACCGCCGCGCTCACGCTCGCCGTGCAGCAGGCGGGCGAGGCGAAGGACGGCCCGGAGCGCGACGCCGCCGTCGCCCGCGTGGAGCAGCTGGTGGAGGGCCGCGCGGACTTCCTGGACATCGCCAAGGTGGCGGACGGGCTGTCGCCGAAGAATCCCGCGTGGCCGGTGCTCACCTTCAAGCTCGCGCGCATCTACAACCACCTGCGCGACTGGAACAACCTCGAGAGCACGCTCAACCGCTTCCTGCAGGAGGCGCCGCAGAGCCCCTACGCGCCGCAGGCCCGCGAGCTGCTCGCGCGCGCCACCCGCCGCGTGGAGGTGCGCCCCAACACGGTGGGCGTGCTGCTGCCCATGACGGGCCGCTACAAGCCCTTCGGCGAGGCGGTGCTCAAGGGCATGCAGCTCGCGCTGCAGGGCAGCAACGTGGAGCTGGTGGTGAAGGACACGCAGGGCGAGGCGAACCTCGCCGGCCAGGCCGTGGAGCAGCTCGCCTTCGACGAGGGCGCCATCGCCGCGGTGGGCCCGCTGCTCAGCGACGACGCGAAGCGCGCCGCCATCGTCGCCGAGGAGCTGCAGCTGCCCATCCTCACCCTCACCCGCCAGGAGGGCATCACGGACATCGGGCCGCACGTGTTCCGCAACATGCTCACCAACACCGCCCAGGCGCGCGCCATCGCCGACTACGCCATGGGCCAGAAGGGGATGAAGAGCTTCGCGGTGCTCTACCCGAACATCCCCTACGGCGTGGAGCTGGCGAACGACTTCTGGGACGAGGTGGTGCAGCGCGGCGGGCAGATCCGCGGCGCGGAGAGCTACGGCTTCGACCAGACCACCTTCACCACCGAGGCGAAGAAGCTGGTGGGCCGCTACTACCTCGAGGACCGCACCGACTACGTGGAGGGCGTGCGCGACGCGGTCGAGGGCGCGCAGGACGCGTTCCGCCGCCGCAAGGCCATCGAGAAGCTCAAGGGCAACCTGCCGCCGGTCATCGACTTCGAGGGCATCCTCATCCCGGACGACTGGCGCCGCGTGAGCCTGGTGGCCCCCGCGCTCGCGGTGGAGGACATCGTCACCAACGCCTGCGACCCGCGCGAGCTGGAGCGCATCCGCAAGACCACCGGCCGCGAGGACCTCAAGACCGTCACGCTCTTCGGCACCAACCAGTGGAGCAGCCCCAAGGGCCGCAGCGGCCTGCCCGAGCTGCTGGAGCGCGGCGGCAAGTTCGTCACCTGCTCGGTGTTCGTGGACGGCTTCTTCGTGGACAGCGCGCGGCCGGCCACGCAGCGCTTCGTCGCCGCCTTCCGCAAGGCCAACGACGGGCGCGACCCCGGCCTGCTCGAGGCGGTGGGCTACGACGCGGGCCGCATGCTGCGCCAGGTCATCGAGAAGCAGCACCCGGCCACCCGCGAGGCGCTGCGCGACGACCTCGCCGCGCTCAAGGACTTCGACGGCGCCACCGGGAAGACCACCTTCGATGCGAAGCGCGAGGCGCAGAAGCCGCTGTTCCTCATCGGCATCGACAGCAAGGGCGTGACGGAGCTGGAGTCGCCCGCGCCGCACGCCTCGGCGAGCGGCTCGTGA
- a CDS encoding aspartyl protease family protein — protein MRERGPGAALLLLLAFLAGCAHAPPALSPQLTRALAAAGPGHFVTGEVAGLSRPAVLDRSDFTYALAWAPGSARVAFSHLAAQDFRLSQWALGEDRAPQRARERSVGPVDFEVEGLAYAPDGRLLAAVGRDGQVHLYDAESGEERSRALLDGPLVSVAFHPQGRALVVGSAAGQLTVLEVPGLAFVDEVQGHADEVRGLDFAPDGTLYSGGWDGHLRSWEAQEGALEGARARLAFERAGGYLQVRGVLQGRVSLPFAVDLRAPALFVTAEAAGAAGLDVGALAETRVLPTPLGSTQVRVARGLGLRFKGLRLEGLEVVVCDACVPAGAQGVLGAPFAERVEMQVDEAARQVQLALRGAPAQAPSRGLRLRARGDVALEGPVNDLSVDARGERLGVALSATRAQRTVEVYQRERAGLVEPPDARNAALLVEARSGRVLQRWARHAGVVSTAGISPDGRSVASGGWDKRLFVFTEGAQAPRAEETFGFSVRQVRFSPDGRRLGVAAWTPQTVTQESDPAAVLYDVAYRAPALAQ, from the coding sequence GTGAGGGAGCGCGGCCCCGGCGCCGCGCTGCTGCTCCTCCTCGCCTTCCTCGCGGGCTGCGCCCACGCGCCGCCCGCGCTCTCCCCGCAGCTCACCCGCGCGCTCGCCGCCGCGGGCCCGGGCCACTTCGTCACCGGCGAGGTGGCCGGGCTCTCGCGCCCCGCGGTGCTCGACCGCAGCGACTTCACCTATGCGCTCGCGTGGGCCCCGGGCTCGGCCCGCGTCGCCTTCAGCCACCTCGCGGCGCAGGACTTCCGGCTCTCGCAGTGGGCGCTCGGGGAGGACCGCGCGCCGCAGCGCGCGCGCGAGCGCAGCGTGGGCCCGGTGGACTTCGAGGTGGAGGGGCTCGCGTACGCGCCGGACGGGCGCCTGCTCGCGGCGGTGGGGCGCGACGGGCAGGTGCACCTGTACGACGCCGAGAGCGGCGAGGAGCGTTCGCGCGCGCTGCTGGACGGGCCGCTGGTCTCGGTCGCCTTCCACCCGCAGGGCCGCGCCCTCGTCGTGGGCAGCGCGGCGGGGCAGCTCACGGTGCTGGAGGTGCCGGGGCTCGCCTTCGTGGACGAGGTGCAGGGCCACGCGGACGAGGTGCGCGGCCTGGACTTCGCGCCGGACGGCACGCTGTACTCGGGCGGGTGGGACGGGCACCTGCGCAGCTGGGAGGCGCAGGAGGGCGCGCTGGAGGGAGCGCGCGCGCGGCTCGCCTTCGAGCGCGCGGGGGGCTACCTCCAGGTGCGCGGCGTGCTGCAGGGGCGCGTGAGCTTGCCCTTTGCCGTGGACCTGCGTGCCCCGGCGCTCTTCGTCACGGCGGAGGCCGCGGGCGCGGCGGGGCTGGACGTGGGAGCGCTCGCGGAGACGCGGGTGCTGCCCACGCCGCTGGGCAGCACGCAGGTGCGCGTGGCGCGTGGGCTGGGCTTGCGCTTCAAGGGCCTGCGGCTCGAGGGGCTCGAGGTGGTGGTGTGTGACGCGTGCGTGCCCGCGGGCGCGCAGGGCGTGCTGGGCGCCCCTTTCGCCGAGCGGGTGGAGATGCAGGTGGACGAGGCCGCGCGCCAGGTGCAGCTCGCGCTGCGCGGGGCCCCTGCGCAGGCGCCCTCGCGCGGGCTGCGGCTGCGCGCGCGCGGGGACGTGGCGCTGGAGGGCCCGGTGAACGACCTGAGCGTGGATGCACGCGGAGAGCGGCTCGGGGTGGCGCTCTCGGCGACGCGCGCACAGCGCACCGTGGAGGTGTACCAGCGCGAGCGCGCGGGGCTCGTCGAGCCGCCCGATGCGCGCAATGCCGCGCTGCTCGTGGAGGCGAGGAGCGGCCGTGTGCTGCAGCGCTGGGCGCGCCACGCGGGCGTCGTCTCCACCGCGGGCATCTCTCCGGACGGGCGCAGCGTGGCGAGCGGCGGGTGGGACAAGCGGCTCTTCGTCTTCACCGAAGGAGCGCAGGCGCCGCGCGCGGAAGAGACCTTCGGCTTCAGCGTGCGCCAGGTGCGCTTCAGCCCGGACGGGCGCAGGCTGGGCGTGGCCGCGTGGACGCCGCAGACGGTGACGCAGGAGAGCGACCCCGCGGCGGTGCTCTACGACGTCGCGTACCGCGCGCCGGCGCTCGCTCAGTAG
- a CDS encoding DUF72 domain-containing protein, protein MIRFGPAGWSYKDWDGVVYPKPKPRGFDPLAFLAEHFDALEVNSTFYHPASVKSAEAWLERVEGRPDFRFTAKLWKRFTHERDQAWTTGEVRQARHALDVLHEGGRLGAVLVQFPWSFRRNDANRDWLDNVLTTFGDLPLVLEVRHASWAAADYYAELIERGIGFVNIDQPLFRNSLAPSARATSAVGYVRVHGRNYKDWFREKASPVERYDYLYSAAELLPWAERTREIASHPRTEDVYVITNNHFRGKGVANAMMLQSMVTGQPAHPPATLLREYTAALAPFTQRGESAPALS, encoded by the coding sequence GTGATCCGCTTTGGACCAGCAGGCTGGAGCTACAAGGACTGGGACGGGGTCGTGTACCCCAAGCCCAAGCCGCGCGGCTTCGACCCGCTCGCCTTCCTTGCGGAGCACTTCGACGCGCTGGAGGTGAACAGCACCTTCTACCACCCGGCGAGCGTGAAGAGCGCCGAGGCCTGGCTCGAGCGCGTGGAGGGGCGGCCGGACTTCCGCTTCACCGCGAAGCTGTGGAAGCGCTTCACCCACGAGCGCGACCAGGCGTGGACCACGGGCGAGGTGCGCCAGGCGCGCCACGCGCTGGACGTGCTGCACGAGGGCGGGCGGCTCGGCGCGGTGCTGGTGCAGTTCCCCTGGTCCTTCCGCCGCAACGACGCGAACCGCGACTGGCTGGACAACGTGCTCACCACCTTCGGCGACCTGCCGCTGGTGCTCGAGGTGCGCCACGCCTCGTGGGCCGCGGCGGACTACTACGCGGAGCTCATCGAGCGCGGCATCGGCTTCGTGAACATCGACCAGCCGCTGTTCAGGAACTCCCTCGCGCCGAGCGCGCGCGCCACCTCGGCGGTGGGCTACGTGCGCGTGCACGGGCGCAACTACAAGGACTGGTTCCGCGAGAAGGCGAGCCCCGTGGAGCGCTACGACTACCTGTACAGCGCCGCGGAGCTGCTGCCCTGGGCGGAGCGCACGCGGGAGATCGCGAGCCACCCGCGCACCGAGGACGTGTACGTCATCACCAACAACCACTTCCGCGGCAAGGGCGTGGCGAACGCGATGATGCTGCAGTCGATGGTGACCGGGCAGCCCGCGCACCCGCCCGCCACGCTGCTGCGCGAGTACACCGCCGCGCTCGCGCCCTTCACGCAGCGCGGCGAGAGCGCCCCGGCCCTCAGCTGA
- a CDS encoding serine/threonine-protein kinase, giving the protein MGADMGAAVPWEPIPPASSAGPTQVRPREDLEQLAVLSLQQPLVLHDPLVGLMLGDYELQRCVGTGGMGLVYEGLQPLIGKRVAVKVLRPELANDAEQVARLLAEARAVNAIRHRGIIDIFGFGRLPDGRQYIVMEFLEGKALDARLAEAGRLPLEEALGIVDEVLAALGAAHDAGVVHRDLKPSNIFLVEQPDGSRYVKLLDFGLAKRGEVPRGMTPQTRMDMVVGTPEYMAPEQARGQAVGPMTDLYALGVLTFELVTGQLPFSGASAVDLLLQHVDAPPPRPSSLVPELTPALDAFVLQMLTKDPQQRPASAHALREQLQRVRLGAEQPTSTVHAVSAVPQAPRAGRRTRVLVGAAAAVLAVGAVGLGLAWRAQGAPAPAVAAAPSTRAMAAGEGTASAQHLRTAPASDDNTAKAAGPSAATPPGAGAADPRPATASNAAGLQPASTGGSVKRTRPAAAEVIAQAPAARAAPAQRSVPRAPAPKPEAGPSFSTLLARVEGLERDLAARAGSGEPLSPAAGTTLARLRREVELAREPSVRQELAGKLGDWERLFLGRH; this is encoded by the coding sequence ATGGGCGCCGACATGGGCGCCGCGGTGCCGTGGGAGCCCATCCCGCCCGCGTCCTCCGCAGGCCCCACGCAGGTGCGTCCGCGCGAGGACCTGGAGCAGCTCGCGGTCCTCTCCCTGCAGCAGCCGCTCGTCCTGCACGACCCACTCGTGGGGCTGATGCTGGGCGACTACGAGCTGCAGCGCTGCGTGGGCACCGGCGGCATGGGGCTGGTGTACGAGGGGCTGCAGCCGCTGATCGGCAAGCGCGTGGCGGTGAAGGTGCTGCGCCCCGAGCTCGCCAACGACGCCGAGCAGGTGGCGCGGCTGCTCGCCGAGGCCCGCGCCGTCAACGCCATCCGCCATCGCGGCATCATCGACATCTTTGGCTTCGGGCGCCTTCCGGACGGCCGGCAGTACATCGTCATGGAGTTCCTCGAGGGCAAGGCGCTCGACGCCCGGCTCGCCGAGGCGGGGCGCCTGCCGCTGGAGGAGGCGCTGGGCATCGTGGACGAGGTGCTGGCGGCGCTCGGCGCGGCGCACGACGCGGGCGTGGTGCACCGCGACCTCAAGCCGAGCAACATCTTCCTCGTGGAGCAGCCGGACGGCAGCCGCTACGTGAAGCTGCTGGACTTCGGGCTCGCCAAGCGCGGCGAGGTCCCGCGCGGCATGACGCCGCAGACGCGCATGGACATGGTGGTGGGCACGCCGGAGTACATGGCGCCGGAGCAGGCCCGCGGCCAGGCCGTGGGCCCGATGACCGACCTGTACGCGCTCGGGGTGCTCACCTTCGAGCTCGTCACCGGCCAGCTGCCCTTCAGCGGCGCCTCCGCGGTGGACCTGCTGCTGCAGCACGTGGACGCCCCTCCGCCGCGCCCCTCCTCGCTCGTGCCCGAGCTCACGCCCGCGCTCGATGCCTTCGTGCTGCAGATGCTCACGAAGGACCCGCAGCAGCGCCCCGCCTCCGCGCACGCCCTGCGCGAGCAATTGCAGCGGGTGCGCCTCGGCGCCGAGCAGCCCACCTCCACGGTCCATGCCGTCAGCGCGGTCCCGCAGGCGCCGCGTGCCGGACGCCGCACCCGGGTCTTGGTGGGTGCTGCGGCAGCAGTGCTCGCAGTGGGCGCGGTCGGACTCGGGCTCGCGTGGCGCGCGCAGGGAGCTCCTGCACCTGCCGTCGCTGCTGCACCGAGCACACGCGCGATGGCTGCAGGCGAAGGCACCGCGAGCGCACAGCACCTGCGCACTGCACCTGCGTCAGACGACAACACCGCGAAGGCCGCTGGCCCGAGCGCTGCGACGCCCCCGGGCGCAGGCGCTGCGGACCCGCGGCCTGCCACTGCCTCGAACGCTGCGGGCCTGCAGCCGGCTTCGACCGGGGGCTCTGTGAAGCGCACGCGCCCTGCAGCGGCCGAGGTCATCGCGCAGGCGCCCGCAGCACGCGCCGCTCCCGCGCAGCGCAGCGTCCCGCGGGCCCCTGCGCCCAAGCCCGAAGCGGGCCCCAGCTTCAGCACCCTGCTCGCGCGCGTGGAGGGGCTCGAGCGAGACCTCGCGGCGCGCGCCGGCAGCGGCGAGCCGCTCTCGCCCGCCGCCGGCACCACGCTCGCGCGCCTGCGCCGCGAGGTGGAGCTCGCCCGCGAGCCCTCCGTGCGCCAGGAGCTCGCGGGGAAGCTCGGGGACTGGGAGCGGCTCTTCCTCGGACGGCACTGA
- a CDS encoding NAD-binding oxidoreductase encodes MDTAWHTVTVAALFPAADGLTELVLDLRGTPLVGTHRTPGQYVRLALPGVGESHFAIASAPVPGGSRWDFLLKGGSSVPDALVQLPLGSAVRARAPEGEGFPLEAARGHDLLLFATGSGISSIRSVIDSVRRERAAFGRVTLYFGVRTPSAFAYTNELHEWEAAGIRVVRTVSQAGASGWQGLTGYVQAHLANEDFEERVESAVAFVCGQASMVEGVTGALEARGLARERIHLNY; translated from the coding sequence GTGGACACCGCCTGGCATACCGTCACCGTCGCCGCGCTCTTCCCCGCCGCCGACGGGCTCACCGAGCTGGTGCTGGACCTGCGCGGCACGCCCCTGGTGGGCACCCACCGCACGCCGGGGCAGTACGTGAGGCTCGCGCTGCCGGGCGTGGGCGAGTCGCACTTCGCCATCGCGAGCGCCCCGGTGCCGGGCGGCAGCCGCTGGGACTTCCTGCTCAAGGGCGGCAGCAGCGTGCCGGACGCGCTGGTGCAGTTGCCGCTGGGCTCGGCGGTGCGCGCGCGCGCGCCCGAGGGCGAGGGCTTCCCGCTGGAGGCCGCGCGCGGGCACGACCTGCTGCTCTTCGCCACGGGCTCGGGCATCAGCTCCATCCGCTCGGTCATCGACAGCGTGCGCCGCGAGCGCGCGGCCTTCGGCCGGGTGACGCTGTACTTCGGCGTGCGCACCCCCAGCGCCTTCGCCTACACGAACGAGCTGCACGAGTGGGAGGCCGCCGGCATCCGCGTGGTGCGCACCGTGAGCCAGGCGGGCGCGAGCGGGTGGCAGGGCCTCACCGGCTACGTGCAGGCGCACCTCGCCAACGAGGACTTCGAAGAGCGCGTCGAGAGCGCGGTGGCCTTCGTGTGCGGACAGGCCTCCATGGTGGAGGGCGTCACCGGCGCGCTCGAGGCGCGGGGGCTCGCGCGCGAGCGCATCCACCTGAACTACTGA
- a CDS encoding TIGR02266 family protein, whose amino-acid sequence MDPGNRKTDRKAVGLLVQLKHPDVGTFAQEFAVNLSPGGMFIRSRQPQPVGTPVRFEVQIAGGVRVMRGLAVVRWTRQVGDLAGAPGMGVQFTEVDDATRTLIDRMLAQRSESELEPEPLDAASLEAELKARYGAPAASSSATPTPPPRVPGIAPLPGIAPLTPLAAPGVAPAVAPVVAPAVAPVKAPARPAAAALRPAPPPTPKPDAELADLFGEEDLFASPPPAPSAPAFELEDFAPASPNTVDIPLEELIASTPPPSAAPHDELAESGPLELELDLSGAEVPLPDFNLEPDAEPDAESALELELAGAGAPAAAPAAKAGPSGLVEFDLDGLNEDAPLELDLDERPGKRAPPPPPPARPHRATPAPGAAGALPSIRREAPRPGASAVPTVAPTVLAPAAPAPAPAPPPPLRADGSVPTVFLQPPASIAGVGPVIGIDLGTTNSCVAILGGGRPTVLRSKDGYNTIPSVVSLTAQGKLMVSHRAKSQLLLNPNHTIHGAKRLVGRPYESATVKEVRERFHYEICPDASGRAAVRLRQHVLSLEEVQGLILRECKEMAEQHLNQKVERAVVTVPAYYSEPQREAVRKAGALAGLKVERILNEPTAAALAYGLNRELSKKVLVYDLGGGTFDATVLRIEQNVFEVLATGGDTFLGGVDFDNLIVDYLLKRFEQDQKVPFQGDSIALSRVTDAAERAKMALSERTSTDVHIPMLMMDPAGGAPRDLRCTVTREELNEVCRGLVARSLDVVRDVLLDAKLKPSEIDDVILVGGMSRMLMVREALKTVFGKSPQASVNADEAVALGAALYSGSVDKVSSVVLIDVLPMTVGVGLPGGGFKRVIERNTPLPAQRSFSIATQVDDETVLEFSVFQGEDTHVAGNEYLGTVRMEGLPRAPRGTVKVAVTLKLDSECVLHVEARELSTRKEVKASLATRYSPEELQKQLKFSGEAVTAAENKRAEELKERGGRFWGFLKKVIGKA is encoded by the coding sequence GTGGATCCAGGCAACCGCAAGACAGACCGCAAAGCCGTTGGCCTCCTCGTCCAGCTGAAGCACCCGGACGTGGGCACCTTTGCGCAGGAGTTCGCCGTCAACCTGAGCCCCGGCGGCATGTTCATCCGCTCGCGGCAGCCGCAGCCGGTGGGCACGCCGGTGCGCTTCGAGGTGCAGATCGCCGGCGGCGTGCGCGTGATGCGCGGCCTGGCGGTGGTGCGCTGGACGCGCCAGGTGGGCGACCTCGCGGGCGCGCCCGGCATGGGCGTGCAGTTCACCGAGGTGGACGACGCCACGCGCACGCTCATCGATCGCATGCTCGCGCAGCGCTCCGAGAGCGAGCTCGAGCCCGAACCCCTCGACGCCGCCTCGCTCGAGGCCGAGCTCAAGGCGCGCTACGGCGCGCCTGCCGCCTCCTCCAGCGCCACCCCCACGCCGCCGCCGCGCGTGCCCGGCATCGCGCCGCTGCCGGGCATCGCGCCGCTCACGCCCCTCGCGGCTCCCGGGGTGGCTCCTGCCGTAGCTCCGGTCGTCGCTCCGGCCGTGGCTCCGGTGAAGGCCCCGGCGCGTCCGGCCGCCGCCGCGCTGCGCCCCGCGCCGCCGCCCACGCCGAAGCCGGACGCGGAGCTCGCGGACCTCTTCGGCGAGGAGGACCTGTTCGCGAGCCCGCCGCCCGCGCCGAGCGCGCCGGCCTTCGAGCTCGAGGACTTCGCGCCTGCTTCGCCCAACACGGTGGACATCCCGCTCGAGGAGCTGATCGCCTCCACGCCGCCCCCGTCCGCCGCCCCGCACGACGAGCTGGCAGAGAGCGGCCCGCTGGAGCTGGAGCTGGACCTGAGCGGCGCCGAGGTGCCGCTGCCGGACTTCAATCTGGAGCCCGATGCCGAGCCCGACGCCGAGAGCGCCCTGGAGCTGGAGCTCGCGGGAGCCGGCGCGCCCGCCGCAGCGCCCGCGGCCAAGGCGGGCCCCAGCGGGCTGGTGGAGTTCGACCTCGACGGCCTCAACGAGGACGCCCCGCTGGAGCTGGACCTCGACGAGCGCCCCGGCAAGCGCGCTCCGCCCCCGCCGCCGCCCGCGCGCCCCCATCGCGCCACGCCTGCGCCGGGTGCGGCCGGCGCGCTGCCCTCCATCCGCCGCGAGGCGCCGCGCCCCGGCGCCTCCGCGGTGCCCACCGTGGCCCCCACGGTGCTCGCGCCCGCGGCGCCCGCCCCGGCCCCTGCGCCGCCGCCCCCGCTGCGCGCGGACGGCAGCGTGCCCACGGTGTTCCTGCAGCCGCCCGCGAGCATCGCCGGGGTGGGGCCGGTCATCGGCATCGACCTGGGCACCACCAACTCGTGCGTGGCCATCCTCGGCGGCGGCCGCCCCACGGTGCTGCGCTCGAAGGACGGCTACAACACCATCCCCTCGGTGGTGAGCCTCACCGCGCAGGGCAAGCTGATGGTGAGCCACCGCGCCAAGAGCCAGCTGCTGCTCAACCCGAACCACACCATCCACGGCGCGAAGCGCCTGGTGGGCCGCCCGTACGAGAGCGCCACGGTGAAGGAGGTGCGCGAGCGCTTCCACTACGAGATCTGCCCGGACGCGAGCGGCCGCGCCGCCGTGCGGCTGCGCCAGCACGTGCTCAGCCTCGAGGAGGTGCAGGGCCTCATCCTGCGCGAGTGCAAGGAGATGGCCGAGCAGCACCTCAACCAGAAGGTGGAGCGCGCGGTGGTCACCGTGCCCGCCTACTACTCCGAGCCGCAGCGCGAGGCGGTGCGCAAGGCGGGCGCGCTCGCCGGCCTCAAGGTGGAGCGCATCCTCAACGAGCCCACTGCGGCCGCGCTCGCCTACGGCCTCAACCGCGAGCTCTCCAAGAAGGTGCTCGTCTACGACCTGGGCGGCGGTACCTTCGACGCCACGGTGCTGCGCATCGAGCAGAACGTCTTCGAGGTGCTCGCCACCGGCGGCGACACCTTCCTGGGCGGCGTGGACTTCGACAACCTCATCGTCGACTACCTGCTCAAGCGCTTCGAGCAGGACCAGAAGGTCCCCTTCCAGGGCGACAGCATCGCGCTCAGCCGCGTCACCGACGCCGCCGAGCGCGCGAAGATGGCGCTCAGCGAGCGCACCAGCACGGACGTGCACATCCCCATGCTGATGATGGACCCCGCCGGCGGCGCCCCGCGCGACCTGCGCTGCACCGTCACCCGCGAGGAGCTCAACGAGGTGTGCCGCGGCCTCGTCGCCCGCTCGCTGGACGTGGTGCGCGACGTGCTGCTGGACGCGAAGCTCAAGCCCTCGGAGATCGACGACGTCATCCTGGTGGGCGGCATGAGCCGCATGCTCATGGTGCGCGAGGCCCTCAAGACGGTGTTCGGCAAGAGCCCGCAGGCCAGCGTGAACGCGGACGAGGCCGTGGCGCTGGGCGCCGCGCTCTACTCGGGCAGCGTGGACAAGGTGAGCAGCGTGGTGCTCATCGACGTGCTGCCCATGACCGTGGGCGTGGGCCTGCCCGGCGGCGGCTTCAAGCGCGTCATCGAGCGCAACACCCCGCTGCCCGCCCAGCGCTCCTTCTCCATCGCCACCCAGGTGGACGACGAGACCGTGCTCGAGTTCTCCGTCTTCCAGGGCGAGGACACGCACGTCGCCGGCAACGAGTACCTGGGCACCGTGCGCATGGAGGGCCTGCCGCGCGCGCCGCGCGGCACCGTGAAGGTCGCCGTCACCCTCAAGCTGGACTCGGAGTGCGTGCTGCACGTGGAGGCGCGCGAGCTGTCCACGCGCAAGGAGGTGAAGGCCAGCCTCGCCACGCGCTACAGCCCCGAGGAGCTGCAGAAGCAGCTGAAGTTCAGCGGCGAGGCGGTGACGGCCGCCGAGAACAAGCGCGCCGAGGAGCTCAAGGAGCGCGGCGGGCGCTTCTGGGGCTTCCTCAAGAAGGTCATCGGCAAGGCCTGA